Proteins encoded together in one Polaribacter reichenbachii window:
- a CDS encoding PKD domain-containing protein, with translation MKKLKTIYKALIIFLMISACTEDDRSLDFLDNIAAPTNVAAVYSVAQDNSGLVTITPTAEGAVSFDITFGDGTAEPESMEAGKSVQHTYQEGTYQVTIEAHNTKGDSTIATQELVVSFNAPQNLVVVLENDASKSKQINVTATAEFATIFEFYSGETGVDQPVATANIGEAIAYQYATAGTYSVKVIAKGAAIETAEYTTDFEVTEILAPTNAAITPTNRDAADVVSIFSDAYTNVTINELPTDWSLSNFEATTINGNNVWLLTNLDFLGMVTNYDAGIDVSAMEKLHIDYWVPEGVTNEFLVKIVNTVDGGEAEESLGTTVGGSWQSIDLDMTGFDGGNLANKTKITQILIDAVDVEGVVYVDNFYFYKESTTPVSGVTPITFETDYELSSFDGGAASVVANPDTNGNTSSSVLELVKNAGQPWAGSKITIPTTFDVSNTTVTAKVWSPRAGLNLLLKFEDATPWPNTIASAEITATTIGANAWEELTFDFSGISTTVDFNNLVLIMDNGTEGDGSANYTIYLDDISSTPMLDFEPEFELSSFDGGAISVTANPDTNGNTSAMVAQLVKNAGQPWAGSKITVPSPFSFTNGTSVKVKVWSPRAGLNLLLKFEDATAWPNTIASAEITATTTTANAWEELTFDFSGISTSIDFTNLVLIMDNGTEGDGSANYTIYLDDISQF, from the coding sequence ATGAAAAAACTGAAAACAATATACAAAGCATTAATTATATTTTTAATGATTAGTGCGTGTACAGAAGATGATAGAAGTTTAGACTTCTTAGATAATATTGCAGCTCCAACTAATGTGGCAGCAGTATATAGTGTAGCACAAGATAATTCTGGTTTAGTAACTATTACACCAACTGCAGAAGGAGCAGTTTCTTTCGATATTACTTTTGGAGATGGAACAGCAGAACCAGAAAGTATGGAAGCAGGAAAAAGTGTACAACATACTTATCAAGAAGGTACTTATCAAGTTACAATAGAGGCACATAATACGAAAGGAGATTCAACAATAGCAACGCAAGAATTGGTAGTATCTTTTAATGCTCCACAAAATTTAGTGGTAGTTTTAGAAAATGATGCATCAAAATCTAAGCAAATAAATGTTACAGCAACTGCAGAATTTGCAACAATATTCGAGTTTTATTCTGGAGAAACAGGAGTAGATCAGCCTGTGGCAACTGCAAATATTGGAGAAGCTATTGCTTATCAATATGCAACTGCAGGTACATACTCAGTTAAAGTTATTGCCAAAGGAGCTGCAATAGAAACAGCAGAATACACAACAGACTTTGAAGTAACAGAAATTTTAGCACCAACAAATGCTGCAATTACACCTACTAATAGAGATGCCGCAGATGTGGTATCAATTTTTAGTGATGCTTATACAAATGTTACTATAAACGAATTACCAACAGATTGGTCTTTGTCTAATTTCGAAGCTACAACTATTAATGGGAACAATGTTTGGTTATTAACAAACTTAGATTTTTTAGGTATGGTAACCAATTATGACGCAGGTATAGATGTATCAGCAATGGAAAAATTACACATAGATTATTGGGTGCCAGAAGGAGTAACTAATGAGTTTTTAGTGAAAATTGTAAACACTGTAGATGGTGGAGAAGCTGAAGAATCTTTAGGAACAACAGTTGGTGGTTCTTGGCAAAGTATAGACTTAGATATGACTGGTTTTGATGGTGGAAATCTTGCTAATAAAACTAAAATAACACAAATTTTAATTGATGCAGTAGATGTAGAAGGAGTTGTTTATGTAGATAACTTTTATTTCTATAAAGAAAGTACAACACCAGTTTCTGGAGTAACACCAATCACTTTCGAAACAGATTATGAATTAAGTTCGTTTGATGGTGGAGCTGCTTCAGTTGTAGCAAATCCAGATACAAATGGTAATACATCATCTTCAGTTTTAGAACTTGTAAAAAATGCGGGTCAACCTTGGGCAGGCTCTAAAATTACAATTCCAACTACGTTCGATGTTTCTAATACAACAGTAACAGCAAAAGTATGGTCTCCAAGAGCAGGTTTAAATTTATTATTAAAATTCGAAGATGCTACACCTTGGCCAAATACAATTGCATCCGCAGAAATTACAGCTACAACAATTGGTGCAAACGCTTGGGAAGAATTAACCTTCGATTTTTCTGGAATAAGTACTACTGTAGATTTTAACAATCTAGTTTTAATTATGGATAATGGAACAGAAGGAGATGGTTCTGCTAACTATACTATTTATTTAGATGATATTTCTTCTACACCTATGTTAGATTTTGAACCAGAATTTGAACTAAGTTCTTTTGATGGTGGTGCAATTTCTGTAACTGCAAATCCAGATACAAATGGTAACACGTCTGCTATGGTTGCACAACTAGTAAAAAATGCTGGACAACCTTGGGCAGGTTCTAAAATTACGGTGCCTTCTCCATTTAGTTTTACAAACGGAACAAGTGTTAAAGTTAAGGTTTGGTCGCCAAGAGCAGGTTTAAATTTACTATTAAAATTTGAAGATGCTACTGCTTGGCCAAATACAATTGCATCCGCAGAAATTACAGCAACTACAACTACAGCAAATGCTTGGGAAGAGTTAACATTCGATTTTTCTGGAATAAGCACTTCTATAGATTTTACAAACTTAGTTTTAATTATGGATAATGGTACAGAAGGCGATGGTTCTGCCAATTACACTATTTATCTGGATGATATATCACAATTTTAA